A window of Hordeum vulgare subsp. vulgare chromosome 5H, MorexV3_pseudomolecules_assembly, whole genome shotgun sequence genomic DNA:
ACGCCAAGCAAATCCCAGTgtcaccaaaacttgggaaagCTATGAAGCTATCTTGGGCATCAGGCTCAATGTATTGCAAACATAGGAACCACAACTGAAGAGGCCGATGAGAAGCTCCCACTGTTGATCCGAAatcaatgaaaagaaagaaggctTCAAAGCATAAGGACTCAAGGGATTCAAAGCCCACTCCAATAACACCAAATGCTTCGCGACCCAGGACCACTCATGTTGCTCCTCTGAAATCCAGTTTGCAGACTAAGTATGAGTCACACAACTCTCTGAAGCTGAAGTGGAAGCAAACTGCTGGCCGTGTGGCGAAGCCATCCATCACCTTGATGGATCGTGATGATATCATTGATCTTTCCgacgatgaatttgatgatgaaaccttgcaaATATTATTCAGGAAAAAGAACAATAAGCAAACTTCTTGAAGATATGCCTCTCTTTCATGCATATATCCTCAACCAGTTTATTAATGAATGATTTGCTCACCCACCCTCTCCATAGATGCCCTTCAACTCCCCATTGTGCCGAGTGTCACTTTTCAAGGGCTGATGAACAAAGAGGTAACAGTGGCACAATTGTCTGCTCAACAACATGAAAAGTTTGCTATGAGAGGGCGATGTTCAAGAAGAACGTTCATGAGCTTAGTGCGAAGGAAATCCAAGGCTACAAGAAAACAATGGATGATCTGAAGGCTGAGTTCGAAAAGTGTCTTGAAGACGCTAAAAGTGCCCCTAGGCGCGTGaagaaaaaatcagagaaaatGGTTCGAGCGTATAATAGGATGCTCAAACAAAAGGCTCTTGGCCAACCTCCTATTAACCCACGAATTCTTTAGAAGTGAAAGCAGGCTTTAAAGTCTTCAAACACTGTCCCCGCTAGCCAAGATGTGCTGAAGATAATCTTTCCATGTGGCTTCGTTGGCTCAAGAACACCTTGTCCTTCTTGTGCTACATCCAGCAAAAATACTAAGTTGGCTGAGGCTGAAACCAGGAAACGCAAGACTGTGCCAACTAATGAAGCACAACCTGCACGAAGCCAAAGACAAAGAATTCCAAGTCTTTGAGCAAGGCCCAAGTGCCCCTGAAGTTCCTTCTGTGACTCCACCTGCTCAAGAGTAACCCCTTTTTTGATGCCCATTTCTATATCTCCTCCATCTTCAGAAAATATTGAGATATGAGCCGTTCTTCATGAGTCTGCTCCCACACGGACTCATGAAGCTGCTCATGATGCTGAAGATATTCCAGCTGTTGACCCAAATGcagctgaagacattgtccctgcATAAGCTATCCACAAAGACAATGTGGAGCAAGAACCAGAACTAGTGCCTCAACTAAATGCACCTATGGTATCATTGCCACTGACCGAGGTCAGTGAACATGTGGACAATAGTTCTCCTCCAATACCAATTGTTCCCAATGAACTTTGGGAAGAATCTCATACCAACACACCTCTACATGTAGTCATTCCTCGTACTCCTCCGGTTCAGGTATCAACTCCAGTGCTTATGTCACCTCAATCTCCATTCGAAGACATGGAGGTTGAAGATTTTGTGCATGCATCGCCCCTCAAAAGGCTAGGCAAAGGCCCTAGGCCACCAGCTAGCTCTATGACAAGCATACCCAAGGAGGATGTACATGCAGATCCAACTGCAACAGTCGAGGTCACCCCTAAGACTGAAGATGTTTCAAGTCAGCAGCCTGAAGTCGAAGCCAAAGCTACAGAAGATATAACAACCGAGACCACTGAAGCTCCACGTGAGCCCCATCCTACTGAAGCTGGTATGGGAGAAGCTAATGCCCCATTTCCTGATGATCCTCCTATCCCAAGGACACCATCGACTGATGATAATGCTAAAAACATTGTCATGGCCTGCAATCGTGAAGGAGAGACGATTCTAGTTAAGTGGTCGAAGCTAGTTCCACCACCAAGAATGGGACCTCAATATGAATTGAACATCCATCGTCGTACCAGAGTTATGAACCCAATGCCAAGACTTCCATCTATTTGCCAACAAGGCCCAACAAATCGGATGATCTTCAATGTCAAAGGCTTCAGACTTGGCAATACCTTCTTAGACTCTCACAGAAATTCATACAAACGTCAGAAGATTCAATCTGATCGTTTCCGGAGCACACAACAACGTAACTCCTACATGTGTGTGTTGTATGGCCAGAACAAGATCTTCCAGAtcttccatcatatgtgtcttagTCTTGAAGCTATGAGTGGATTGCCTTGCTTTGAGCGGGCATTGGATTGTCTTCGGGATGTTGGTATGTGGCCCTTTGTCGTTGACAAGGAAGACGGGAATGAAGAACTTATTCTTCAATTTTTATGCAACTCTCCACATTTTTGGATATGGTACAAATCTGAAGACATGGGCTTTGGACTTCATGATAAGAGATGATCACATCGAGGCCCCTGCGAGCGATCTCTTCGCCACTATCCCTCTTGCTGCATTGGGCGAAGACTTTCATCCTCAATCTACGACCTATGTTGAAGCCACAAAGAGCACATTGCATGTGGCAAATCCAAATATGACTGAAGTGCTCACATTCATGAAGCCAATGGCACCTGATGCCCCCTTGCCCACGAAATTCTTTGTTGAGGATCTTCATTACTTGCCGAAGACTAGTTATCATATTATTCGCCATACTTTTTGGGCGATCAAGGGGCATTCATCTTCACACAAACTCGTTAATGCTCTGAAGACAATAGTATATAACATTGTCTATGTCATTCTCTTCAATCTTCAATATTTCTTCTTGCGTCAACTTGCAGTTTCCGGCATGAACCCTTTTCAATCTAATGTATATGCGCCATGGGTCATGCACTTCATCAAGCGAAGGACGGAAACTCTATACATGCCTTCTGCTCGAAACCATATTGtgtttcttcatgaggtcgaagtcattcatgaagacatataTCCTTCCAAGGGCAAGAATATAATTGTGGAAGGCACAAGTGGCACTACTTATGATGAAGGGTTTCTTATTCCAAGTGATCCAGCCAAGGAAAAACTAATTGGTGCCATTCGTTGCCCTCAGCCAAGTGCAGCTGCTACCGAAGCCACCGCTAGCACGGTGCCCCAACTGTTCCAACCTAGCAGGGTTCACGTTATGACAAACGTAGAGCTTCTAGTCTCTCTTCATCAAAAGCAGGATAGACACCGTGAATGGACCAAGCGGTGGATGTAGAATCATGTATCTGATATCAACCACGTTCGCAACTTATCAACCAATAACTCATTTGTGGCCCATGAGACATGCAAGTGCACATGGAAGACATTGACCATGCTCGGCCCTGAAGACGATCTTCGAGATGATGGCTTCAACTGAAACTTCAAGTTTTGCACTCCTCCTTCATCCATGGAGAAGCGGCATAAGGCTTCATCTCTCGAAGACAACGCCAACTTTTCTGCACAGTCAATTCATGCAAATGTAACAGATGGTGGCGCTGAAGATGTAACTTCTCCGCTAGCCCCTCCTCAACACAGCGACACTGCATCAGGACCATCTACACCACCCTCTGATGGCCCTGCTACACCAACGTCTTCAACTCAAGCTGGGGACTTAAAGTGCCTTAATGTTTTTGCCCTTTTTGTTCATTCGATGACAAAGGGGAGGAGCACTGGATTGATAGTCTTCAAACGGGTCAATGGGTTGGATACTATTttgttaagtttacaactcaCGTTCTGAACATTTGCTATTCTGGGTTGTAAAACTGAAGTCCTCATGGATGCCTGCACATTTTGCTGTTTTACCATACTTTTGGCGCGCTTACAAAATTCCTTTCTTATGCGCCCGAAGTCATTCTTGAGACGCCCGTTTTTCACTATGCATTTCATTATCTTCAAAGTATCCTTTAAATGCATTGTGATTAGGTTCCAACATATACGTGGAGATCTCCACAATTGAAACCTTCCATGTGCTTTTGCATTCAAAGAAAAATCTTCATAAGTACATCTTGAAGGGGAGCTCTCTATATCTTGTAATCACAATCTTCAAGTCTTTAGCTTCCAATATTTTATCcctcttgaaaacttcaaccagtttgtcatcaattgccaaaaaaggaggagattgtaagtgcatctagtgccaccccttgttggttttggagtattgaagacaaacgTGGTTGAAGGATTAATGTGTTTGTGAGATTACATATGATAACACTGATAGATGTCCCTGGAGATTCGGTTTAACCGTCGAAGACGACCCCTAAATATGTCCGAAGACATTGAAGATGTTGAAGCTATTGGTGGTGCACGGAGACAATCACTTGAAGATAATGAGACGTGAAGACGACGTCTTTTGGTTGTTTGTTTCTTCTTTCCTAAATCATAGGAACCACCATATCATTAAGTGGGTCGAGGTGATCAAAGTCAAAAGCTTACGTGATGCTCAACCCATATACGGTATCTCAGTGAAGACAATGAGAGTAAATCTCTTCTAGAGTTGGTTAAGTCATCATTGATTGTAGCCCAAGTAATGTTGCCGCGCGAGTCGTTGAAATCCGATCGTTGTGACATGTGTCGGTTGGCCATTGACCTAGGGTCATTTTCGTCATATCACGTGGGGTTGCGtgttggctataaataggccacccCCTCCACAATAAGTTGGTGGCTGCTCAGAGTTAGATACGACTGTTGTCGTTTTAGAGCAACCCACCCTTGAAGACAATGAGAGAGAGCTATCATGCGAGGATAAACCCAAACAAGTAGAGCGAGAGTGTTTGCCGAAGTCTATCTGTTGTGAGAGAACTGAAGACTCGTTACATTTGAAGACTGTGATCTTCCAAATAGTTATGCGTCGTGGTCTAGAGCATTCAAGAATCATTGTGGATTGTCGAGTGACCGAGTTTGTACGGTTTTcgaaagtctaccctgaagacgagGTCTAAGTGATTGTGCGAGGTCTAAGTGACCTTAGCTCAAGGTGAAGACGAGGTCTTTTGAGTTAAATCTCAGCCTCCCTAACGAGACGTACAATTGTTACAACAACTGGAACTGGTCTAACAAATCTAGAGTCTTCGTCAAGGAAGTGGTTCTACCTTCCCATTCCTTTACATATCATTTAGTACTATGAAGCCATTGCTTGTTTTCTCTTGTGTCAAGACATTCATCTGATCTGCATTTGTCTTTATACTATTCTAGTTTATCTTTGATATACTTGTGTTTGCATTATGACTATGCCATACTTGCTTGAATGTCTTGGTCTCATTGCGTGCCTTGCTTAGATCCTTGATTGTTATTCTTAATTGATCCTAAATCGTTTCCTCTCAATTCAAATACATTTACTATTTTGTAGCTTTTCATAAAAAATGCCTATTCACCCCGCTCTAGTCAATAACTAGCACTTTCAAGCCTCAAGTTCCATGGGTCAACCACTCAACTAAGACTGCCTTCCAAACACGCGAGCACAACCGCTCGGCCAGGGGCGGCTCTAGTGTATAAGCCATGGGGACAACTGCCCCACTCAATTTCCAAGGTCTTTGTAATATGCAAGTAAATAATTATTTTCCTCCACTTAGCAAAGAAATTTCCTCCATTTAACACATCTGTGCCCCCTCTGAAATTTGATCTTGGGTTAACCCCTACGCTCGCCGTCATCTATTGCAAGCCGTCGCAGTTGCCGCCACTCTTCAAAAAATCTTTCAATTTGGCGATTTATCGTCCGATTTATCACTACTCAGGGGTGACCGATAAGATTATGCCTTATATTCATCGTTTATCGTTTGCAGCGATCTATCACTTTGAGAGGCGATTTATCACGAATCTACCGATAAATCTGGCCTACTACTAGCACTATGTTTGTAAAAACTGTCTTTATTTGTGTTTTGTGGACCTTGTTATGCATTATGTACTATTGTCCTATTTTGTTTATCATCATACGAGGACTCAAAGGCCAGGAATCAAGGTTAATCTTTTGTTCATTATATTTTTAGTCTTGAATATAGCATATTTTAGTTTGGGGAACCTCGTATTTGCAAAAAATGACCGACTAACATTCAATCGATAAAATTGATTAATCGTCTAATTTCCAATTAATCTCTGATCCCCAGCTTTCCGAGACGCTAACGATAAGCGATATCCTCAACATTGGCCGCCGCAATACATGCCCCCCTCGTTTCACTGACCTCACTCAATGTCACCTGCATGGTGATTCCCTCCTTCCTCTGCACTTCGCTGCTCCTATTCGGATAATTCGGGTAAACGCGAACTCGAACCCGAATTTTCGCATACCCAAAATGTTGGGTATTATTATTTTTGGAACAATTTTGGTTATGTAAGAGCAATTCCAACGCAACGATCCAAATCGTCCGTTTGCGTTTATTTGGGTCAGCGCGAACAAAAATGGAGGTCCAACGCGTCGACCCAAACCCAAAACACGGACGCGACCTATTTCTGACGTAAATTCGGATCGCGCTTGGGTCGTAGTCGGACACAAAGCGGAGGTTTTCTGTGTGTGCGTCGTCCGTCTATGTCCGGCCTGACCCACTTGTCATCCATCCACCCACTCAACCCTCTCTACTTATTTAATTCGCTGACCCACCCTTTCTCATTTTTCTCTTATTATTTTACTACCACACTACTGCCGTCCATTTGCTTCCCGTTGGATACATTGACTGAcccattttaaaaagaagatatggACAGGCGAACAAtcgataaaaaaacaaaaaacagacaAAAACGTTGTTCGTTTGGATCAGGGCGCTGGAATTGCACTAATGTCGGAACCTGAAATTTAAAACCCAAATAACCCGACCTGAAATTCTGGATAAGAGCATCTTAAATTGTTTGTATGTAGTCTTGTTGGTAAAATTGTTCATGTCACCAACCAACAAGGGATCATACAACTATTCTAATGATTGCATCCAAGTTATCCAATAGGAGAAGAGGGAATAAATGCAATTGCTCTTTATGTAACCTTGAAGCTTGTGTAAAAGCTGTTGGTTAATCTACATATAACTTTTCTCTCTCTTCATTTATTTATTACCACATCATCATATATTCTAGGTGGCAAAGtttaccaacaactatcttatAGCTCTAAGGCCCTTCCCAGTGCTTTACTAAGCATGCCACATAAGCAAAAAAAATGACATGACATAGCAATTAAGGAGGAAAGAGAACACTTTGGTGACTCCACAAAGAACCAAAGCCATACACGGAACCTAGACAAACCATTTAAATGAAAGAATATGACCAATGCATGAGAGAGCTTAGGTGCTAAATCATTAAATAGAGTGAGCTTAGCAACAACAAGTGTAGTAAGTTGCTAAGctatttaatgcttttagcaccaCATTTTAACACCTTTGCATTGAAAACAGCCTAACCCAACACCCAGCCTACGGTAAAATCGTGCATCTCTCCGCACGGACAGGCGGGCGGCACGAGGATTGGATATGCCCTTCTATACAAACCAAACATGCCGGTAGTCCTCCATTCTATCCTGCTAAAAGCCAGTCCACCAGTCCGGTCCCTCTCTCGAACCCTCCTGCAACTCCAGCGATGGCGGGGAAGAACAAAGGGAAGACCAAAACCAAAAAAGCGCCACCTTCCTCCACCTCGCTTCCTCCCCCGCCGCCGGTGGAGCCACAGGCTACGGAGGCGGCGGCGACCTCCATCGATGTCCTCACCGAGTTGGACATCTCCAACATTCTCCGCCGTCTCTCCCTCGCCGACCTCCTCCGGGCCGCACTCGCATGCCACCGCTGGCGCCGCCTGGCCGCCCGCTGCCTCCCtcgcgcccctcctctcctcggctaCTTCCACCACCCAACCCACCCCCCTCCCCCGTTCCCCGGCCGGGACACCAAGCTCCTCGACACCCCCGCCTTGTTCGCTCCCCTCGATGCCGCCTCCCCGCGCCTCACCCTCGACTTCGCTCCGGACGCCTTCCGCTTCCTCCTCTTCGACTCGCTTCAAGGCCTCCTGCTTTTCGAGTCGTCCGACGAGATACCCAAGGACAAGGGGGCCATACCCCGCTTCCTCGTCCTCGACCCGTCCAACCGCCGCCGCACGGTCCTTCCGCCCCCGCGCCGCGAGACGGTGCGCGATGACCGCCGCTGGCGCAAATCGAGGTACTACATCGGCTCCGCGCTGCTCTCCCGCGCTCACCCGAGCAAGCTCTGCTTCGAGGCTGTCTGCTTCGCCATCGAGGAGGGCCGCCCTCGCGCCTGGGTCGCGTCCGTCACCAACGGCGACTGCAGCTGGCGCGCGCTCCCGCGGGACGAGGAGGCCAACGTCGACTTCAATCCCTGGTTGTTCGAGAACCGCGGCGTGCGCGCATGCGGGAAGATATACTGGCACATCTGCAACTCTCCGCGCATGCTCGTGCTGGACCCTGCCACACTCAGGTTCTCCTACCTGCAGGGGCCGCGCGCGCTGACTATCGACCCGTTAACTGTGTGCAAGTTCCGCGTCGGGGAGACGCCGGATGGGCGCCTTTGCTTGGTGACCGACGGCGAGGAGCAGCTGCAGCTGTGGGTGCGCGGGATGGGCAGGTGGAGCGACAACGGTTGGCTTATGGAGAAGAGTGTCGCGGAGTTGAGCACGCTGTGCGACATGATTCCTGGCATGCCCAGTGAGACGGACGACATGATTCCTGGCACTCGCAAGCCCACCGACATCGATATGGTTCCTGGCATGCCCTGCGAACGGACTGTTTGCGTCTGGCCCAGCGACATGGACACCGCTCGCACGGGGaaggtgttcatcaagacctgggGGTTCGGGCGCTACTCGTACGATATCTGCACCGGCAAGCTGGAGCGCCTGGCCACGAAACGTGGCAAGGAATATGGGCACCCCATGTTCGCCTACTTCCTGGCATGgccgcccgccttcctcgctccAGAGCACTGATTTCGGTAATACTCCCGCACCAAGCCTGCTCTTTTTTTACATAATAACACCATGAGTAAGTGCATTACTTTTGGAGTGGGCGCAAATGTATCCAGCCTTTCTAGGATTTGCATGGTTATAGGGACTAGTTCTTCTTGCAAGATAGGTAGGATATTGAGGTGGTTATGCTCCAAATGACAAGAATTTGGGGGGCATTCAATAATTAAGTCTGTCTTACAAGTTTTCATCACAAGTGCTGTTGGTTGTAGAGATAATGACACGCTTGATATTTCCATAATTTGTTTTGTATGGTCTCTAGTCTCTACACATGTTCATTATCCTGTTCTGCCGTATTTCACATTCAGAATGTTCCCCGGCTACAATTTCTGAATTTTTCTTGCACAATATCCTGGTATGCTTCCAATGGATACTGATCCCATGATATGACTGTCCTAGAACTGGTTTTATTCAGTACACGCGACGTAATTTTGGCACCAGGACCAGCATAATGTTTACATTGGTAACTATGTTGTTCATGGATTGTAAAGTTTATTCTGACATTGCAATTTTGTACTTTTAACTGGCCGCTCATGCTGATTTCCTTGCTCATTTTGATTTGTTATAAAAACATCTTTTAGGTTACCTCAGATTTCCAAAGTGCAGATTTCTTTTTATGCTGGGAGTTGTAGTGAGCTTCTTTCACAAGCTTGGTGCAAGTTTCATATTGGGTCTTTTAGCTTCTGTTCATGAATTATATTACTGGGAAATCACCATCTTAATGCGTTTCTTACTCTTACATATGTTTCTTGTGGTACTGGGTTGGGAGATGGTCCTTATTATTAACATTAAGTTCCTAACTATGACGCCCAATGTCACCTCTACTTTCTCTTATCTTCTGTTCATGAATCCTAATattaatgtactccctccgtcccaaaattgttgtcttagatttgtctagatatgaatgtatctagtcacgctttaatatttagatacattcatttctagacaaatctaagacaaaaattttgggacggagggagtattttgtaGTATTGCATTTGGTCATTTAGAAGACCAAAGAAATCCAGAAAGGATATTACTCGTTTCAAACATGCATACGATTATTGGTGAAGTACCTCGTACTCCTCGCTGCATGAAatcaattgatgatttggctacctCTTGCCTACTCCTTCTGTACCTAAATatttgtagttggggagaactggactagttctccccaactacaagtatttaggtatAGAGGAAGTAGAAGATAGCACATCTTATTCAGTTTTCTTTCCATAATACGGTAATTGTCAGTTTGTCTGAATTGGTGCAACCTTTTAGACAACTCTTTAAAAGAAAAATCTTTAGGCTTTGTTTGGTACTAGtttatttttgggaatttatgggGATTATCCCCGTCAAACCCCTCAATCCCCACATatcccataacaccatttggttctagtgtatttgacatatTTCATCCCCACATTTCCCCTCAAATTCCCAATttatagtgcatttttctcaatacccaatacactaccactacctagtgtattggggataaatgaggatttgaagggattgggtgaaggttggggtttcacccaatcccttgggggattatccccaccaatctccTCCAAAACACTaataccaaacaaggccttactGGGTATTCCCTTCTAGGTTTGAATTCTGAACAGTAAATAGCATAGACATTTTTTTGAGCTTAAAACAGCATAGACATGAACTTTGCTTTTTGTATACTGCTTGGCAGTGCTTGCTAACCCTGTACTTTTTTAAAGTTATATTGGTTTATTTCAGTGCGAATTTAGTAGCTGATACTTGTGTGATTTATATGATCCAGGCTGTTTGGTCACCTGTAAGGAATTGGCACATCTTTGTTTGAAGTCAGCTCTTCATTTCTGGGTCACAACTTTCGTGCTACCATCTCGCGTTCAGCTCATGGGGAACCTCTGATTACCTTGACCTTCATGGCACTATTTAAGCAATCTTTTGATGCTATGTTTATCCAAACGTCATTAGGACTGGATGATATTCAACAAGGTGTACTGTTAAATTATGCTTATTTTGGACGATTCATTCCTTTGTTCGTATTCGGTAATGTTCATCGCATCTGGACTTCCGTATTGTTCTGTCTTGAGTTAGTATTCTGCAGGTTTGGCAATTGTGAGTCAATGATTGCCAAAACTTTTATTTCCGTACTCCTCAAAAAGAAATATCGCATttatccagaaaatgttccaagttcCAAGTAACGATCTggaaaaagtaaaaataaagaTTACACGATGAATTGCCACAACCGGCAAAAACATGACTCCATGACTACAGACATATCCGGAAAAAGTAGTGATAGTTGAATCTGGATAGTACTAGGATGTGTTTGGATAGTTAAATCTTGAATTTATATAGTATGGTTGAATCTGGATAGTACTAGGACATGTTTGGATAGTTGAATCTTgaatttactccctccgttcctaaatataagtcttttaagcgatttcactaagagtctacatacgaagcaaaatgattgaatctatactctaaagtatgtctataaatgaaatctctacaaagacttatatttaggaacggagggagtagatagtaTGATCGATGTGTTTGGTTGTTTGTGTTTGGCCCATGCATGCCCTCACTATGCCAAACGTAGGGTTTGCTCAGCTAGGCTTCACCAAATTTGTGGCTCGCATGTTTTTTTTTAAACGGACAACAGCTCGCATGCTTCTTAAAGCATCAATGGGCCTCATAGATGAATCTGTTTGTTACCTCAGGCTGACCATAGTCGGAAGTATCAtagagtagtatcatgcatatgatactatgatatgatactatcttta
This region includes:
- the LOC123398610 gene encoding uncharacterized protein LOC123398610 — encoded protein: MAGKNKGKTKTKKAPPSSTSLPPPPPVEPQATEAAATSIDVLTELDISNILRRLSLADLLRAALACHRWRRLAARCLPRAPPLLGYFHHPTHPPPPFPGRDTKLLDTPALFAPLDAASPRLTLDFAPDAFRFLLFDSLQGLLLFESSDEIPKDKGAIPRFLVLDPSNRRRTVLPPPRRETVRDDRRWRKSRYYIGSALLSRAHPSKLCFEAVCFAIEEGRPRAWVASVTNGDCSWRALPRDEEANVDFNPWLFENRGVRACGKIYWHICNSPRMLVLDPATLRFSYLQGPRALTIDPLTVCKFRVGETPDGRLCLVTDGEEQLQLWVRGMGRWSDNGWLMEKSVAELSTLCDMIPGMPSETDDMIPGTRKPTDIDMVPGMPCERTVCVWPSDMDTARTGKVFIKTWGFGRYSYDICTGKLERLATKRGKEYGHPMFAYFLAWPPAFLAPEH